One stretch of Akkermansia sp. RCC_12PD DNA includes these proteins:
- a CDS encoding glucose-6-phosphate isomerase, which produces MSLYAQQLVRYPEMGISLDFSKLPLDDAFLSSMQGRIDKAFADMKALESGAVANPDEGRMVGHYWLRNSALAPTPELKAAIDGPLADVKDFGRDVLDGRIAPPRAEQYSAALVIGIGGSALGPELVADAIPAAGLDMFFLDNTDPDGMYRVLESLPLEETLVVVISKSGGTPETRNGMMVAQDFFNKHALDFAAQAVAITGVGSKLDKTAEAEGWLKRFPMEDWVGGRTSVMSVVGLVPAALQGVDVDAMLEGARLMDEKTRRECVKCNASMKLALAWYKATGGKGEKDMVVLPYKDALVLFSKYLQQLIMESLGKRLDLDGNEVFQGISVYGNKGSTDQHAYVQQLRDGVNNFFATFIEVRECSADAVEVEAGATCGDFLQGFLRGTRQALAESGRSSITISIPEVNAKTLGMLIALFERAVSFYASLVNINAYHQPGVEAGKKAAGTFLALLGKVRKAIGSAPETAAQVAVRLDAEQEAVYHCLVHIASSDSSVKWVQSSCADEDTFCKA; this is translated from the coding sequence ATGAGCCTATACGCACAACAACTCGTTCGCTACCCGGAAATGGGTATCTCCCTTGATTTTTCCAAACTGCCGCTGGACGACGCTTTCCTGTCCTCCATGCAGGGCAGGATCGACAAGGCTTTCGCCGACATGAAGGCGCTGGAATCCGGCGCCGTCGCCAACCCGGACGAAGGCCGCATGGTGGGCCATTACTGGCTGCGCAATTCCGCCCTGGCTCCCACTCCCGAACTGAAAGCCGCCATTGACGGCCCTCTGGCGGACGTCAAGGACTTCGGACGGGACGTGCTGGACGGCAGGATCGCCCCTCCCCGCGCGGAACAATACTCCGCGGCCCTCGTCATCGGCATCGGCGGTTCCGCCCTAGGGCCGGAACTGGTGGCCGACGCCATTCCCGCCGCGGGGCTGGACATGTTCTTCCTGGATAATACGGACCCGGACGGCATGTACCGCGTGCTGGAATCCCTGCCTCTGGAAGAAACGCTGGTGGTGGTCATCTCCAAGTCCGGCGGCACTCCGGAAACACGCAACGGCATGATGGTGGCCCAGGACTTTTTCAACAAGCACGCGCTGGACTTCGCCGCGCAAGCCGTAGCCATTACGGGCGTGGGCTCCAAACTGGACAAGACGGCGGAAGCGGAAGGCTGGCTCAAGCGCTTCCCGATGGAAGACTGGGTGGGCGGCCGAACGTCCGTCATGTCCGTAGTGGGCCTTGTTCCCGCCGCTCTGCAGGGCGTGGACGTGGACGCCATGCTGGAAGGCGCGCGCCTGATGGATGAAAAGACACGCCGGGAATGCGTGAAGTGCAACGCCTCCATGAAGCTGGCCCTGGCCTGGTACAAGGCCACCGGCGGCAAAGGGGAAAAGGACATGGTGGTCCTCCCTTACAAGGATGCCCTGGTGCTTTTCTCCAAATACCTTCAGCAGCTCATCATGGAATCCCTCGGCAAAAGGCTGGACCTGGACGGCAATGAAGTCTTCCAGGGCATTTCCGTGTACGGCAACAAGGGTTCCACGGACCAGCACGCGTATGTGCAGCAGCTCCGCGACGGCGTGAACAACTTCTTCGCCACCTTCATTGAAGTGCGGGAATGCTCCGCGGACGCGGTGGAAGTGGAAGCGGGCGCCACCTGCGGGGACTTCCTCCAGGGCTTCCTGCGCGGTACGCGCCAGGCTCTTGCGGAATCCGGACGTTCCTCCATCACCATTTCCATTCCGGAAGTGAACGCCAAAACGCTCGGCATGCTGATCGCCCTCTTTGAGCGCGCCGTTTCCTTCTATGCGTCCCTGGTGAACATCAACGCCTACCACCAGCCCGGCGTGGAAGCCGGCAAAAAAGCCGCCGGAACCTTCCTGGCCCTGCTGGGGAAAGTCCGGAAAGCCATCGGCTCCGCTCCGGAAACGGCCGCGCAGGTGGCCGTCCGGCTGGATGCCGAACAGGAAGCCGTGTACCACTGCCTGGTGCATATCGCCTCCAGTGATTCCTCCGTCAAGTGGGTCCAGTCCTCCTGTGCGGATGAAGACACCTTCTGCAAGGCGTAA
- a CDS encoding tetratricopeptide repeat protein, with amino-acid sequence MKKLVCVISILAFACPHLFAALYENLETGMDKDQVLKALRQSKRIEGPPTDALLGRTGLNGVFKTRQPVGGQTFSLNFDYDPSGGLRGVVFYSRSKFKGAEYETRLKSAYKALLVGLTEKYGEPSNMPEWLPKDSLQEGRILYMHMWRVAPSVFLMSGLGNMGAMEGYFPVFRLSGPAGMPPKSKRDREELKREWAAIPEFPDLKEAELHIADAVRSMGTKKYEDAFECFQQAAELGSPRGYWGMAFLYDLGKYGVKRDKKKADELNRKAAAAAYAPSAMKYGDTWPDAARAVGLSPAEAKEQLNRRKRAAEEGYASEQYNMGIMYQKGFGVQQDAAKAREWFQKAADQDDVQAKSVLKKLK; translated from the coding sequence ATGAAAAAACTAGTCTGTGTCATCAGTATTCTTGCGTTCGCGTGCCCGCATCTCTTTGCCGCCCTTTATGAGAATCTGGAGACGGGAATGGACAAGGACCAGGTGCTGAAAGCGCTGAGGCAGAGCAAGCGGATTGAAGGGCCGCCTACGGACGCCCTGCTGGGGCGCACCGGGCTGAACGGCGTGTTCAAGACCAGGCAGCCCGTGGGCGGCCAGACCTTTTCCCTGAATTTTGACTACGACCCTTCCGGCGGCCTGCGCGGCGTCGTTTTCTACTCCCGCAGCAAATTCAAGGGTGCCGAATATGAAACCAGGCTCAAATCAGCCTACAAGGCCCTGCTGGTGGGCCTGACGGAAAAGTACGGGGAACCTTCCAACATGCCGGAATGGCTGCCGAAGGATTCCCTGCAGGAAGGGCGCATCCTGTACATGCACATGTGGAGGGTGGCTCCCAGCGTGTTTTTAATGTCCGGCCTGGGGAACATGGGGGCCATGGAGGGGTACTTCCCCGTATTCCGCCTTTCCGGTCCGGCGGGCATGCCTCCCAAATCCAAGAGGGACCGGGAGGAGTTGAAGAGGGAATGGGCCGCCATTCCGGAATTCCCTGATCTGAAAGAGGCGGAACTTCATATTGCGGATGCCGTCCGTTCCATGGGAACCAAAAAATATGAGGACGCCTTTGAATGCTTCCAGCAGGCGGCGGAACTGGGCAGTCCCCGCGGTTACTGGGGCATGGCGTTTCTCTATGACCTGGGCAAATACGGCGTGAAGCGGGACAAGAAAAAGGCCGATGAACTGAACCGCAAGGCCGCCGCCGCCGCCTATGCCCCGTCCGCCATGAAATACGGCGACACCTGGCCGGACGCGGCGCGGGCCGTGGGCCTGTCCCCCGCGGAGGCGAAGGAACAGCTCAACCGCCGCAAGAGGGCTGCCGAAGAAGGCTATGCCTCCGAACAGTACAACATGGGCATCATGTACCAGAAAGGCTTCGGCGTACAGCAGGACGCGGCCAAGGCCAGGGAATGGTTCCAGAAGGCGGCGGACCAGGATGACGTGCAGGCGAAAAGCGTGCTTAAAAAACTTAAATAA
- a CDS encoding class I SAM-dependent methyltransferase, translating to MSRTYRHCLEYKKGLIPPRTDIFRVIDGEGDGYPDVFVDRLGDRILVSTRDCAVPVNLRKELAGLDVPVFNKRLEQNQKEVPIQIAGPVLPLQFEAEEQGVLFRLDMSAGYSQGIFLDQRDHRRRVRERSRPGMKVLNTFAYTGAFSVYAALGGAQTTTLDLAQPCLEWARENFRLNGMDPAGQYFCKGDVLHWLERFARQGRTFHGIILDPPTFSRDDRGGVFRVESHYGELVSLARKCLERDGWMLCTSNCRKLSHSDFRRMVEAAAPGARLTHDPMPADFTGEDYLKRLWVDWK from the coding sequence GTGAGCCGCACGTACCGCCATTGCCTGGAATACAAGAAAGGACTGATTCCCCCGCGTACTGATATTTTCCGCGTGATTGACGGGGAAGGGGATGGCTATCCTGACGTGTTTGTGGACCGCCTGGGAGATCGCATTCTGGTTTCCACGCGTGACTGTGCCGTTCCCGTGAATTTGAGGAAGGAGCTCGCTGGACTTGATGTTCCCGTATTTAACAAGCGTCTGGAACAGAATCAGAAGGAGGTGCCCATCCAGATTGCCGGACCGGTCCTTCCCCTGCAATTTGAGGCGGAGGAACAGGGCGTTCTGTTCAGGCTGGACATGTCCGCGGGTTACTCCCAGGGAATCTTTCTGGACCAGCGCGACCACCGCCGCCGGGTGCGGGAACGGAGCAGGCCGGGCATGAAAGTGCTGAACACCTTCGCCTACACGGGGGCTTTTTCCGTTTATGCCGCCCTGGGCGGCGCGCAGACGACTACACTGGACCTGGCCCAGCCGTGCCTGGAATGGGCCAGGGAAAATTTCAGGCTGAACGGGATGGACCCCGCCGGCCAGTACTTCTGCAAGGGGGACGTGCTTCACTGGCTGGAACGGTTCGCCAGACAGGGCCGAACCTTCCACGGCATCATTCTGGACCCCCCCACTTTTTCTCGGGACGACAGGGGCGGGGTGTTCCGGGTGGAATCCCATTACGGTGAACTCGTCTCCCTGGCGCGGAAATGCCTGGAGCGGGACGGCTGGATGCTGTGCACCAGCAATTGCCGCAAGCTGAGCCATTCCGACTTCCGCAGGATGGTGGAGGCCGCCGCTCCCGGGGCCCGCCTCACCCATGATCCCATGCCTGCGGACTTTACGGGGGAGGATTATCTGAAAAGACTGTGGGTGGACTGGAAGTGA
- the scpA gene encoding methylmalonyl-CoA mutase produces the protein MSNIPDFATAAYPEVKAGGQSPATQTETWVTNEQIPVPPTYSESVYDDCLHLDFTAGVAPNLRGPYATMYVARPWTVRQYAGFSTAEESNAFYRRNLAAGQKGLSIAFDLATHRGYDSDHPRVVGDVGKAGVAVDSILDMEILFKGIPLDKMSVSMTMNGAVLPVLAFYIVAAQEQGCTLDQLSGTIQNDILKEYMVRNTYIYPPDPSMRIIADIFEFTSKYMPKFNSISISGYHMQEAGATADLEMAYTLADGLEYVRTGIKAGIDIDAFAPRLSFFWAQGKNYFMEVAKMRAARVLWAKLIKQFNPKNPKSLALRTHSQTSGWSLTEQDPFNNVTRTCIEALAAACGHTQSLHTNSLDEAIALPTDFSARIARNTQLHLQDETTICKVIDPWGGSYYVEYLTNELIRKGWAHLQEVEKLGGMAKAIETGLPKMRIEEAAARRQAAIDSGKEPIIGVNKYRLEQEEKIDILEVDNTTVRDAQIARLQKLRAERDSAACEAALEALSECARTGEGNLLDLAIKAAKARASLGEISSALEKHFGRHKAPIKLITGVYAQSYGQDPLVEEVRKMTDDFAERTGRRPRILVAKMGQDGHDRGAKVVSSAYADLGFDVDVGPLFQTPEETAKMAIENDVHMIGMSSLAAGHKVLLPALVEELQKQGRPDIMVFCGGVIPAQDYDFLREHGAVAIFGPGTNIPEASKEIMEALNEQYAD, from the coding sequence ATGAGCAATATTCCCGACTTTGCAACCGCCGCCTATCCAGAAGTCAAGGCCGGCGGCCAGTCCCCGGCCACCCAGACGGAAACCTGGGTGACCAATGAACAAATTCCCGTGCCGCCCACCTATTCCGAGAGCGTGTATGACGACTGCCTGCACCTGGACTTTACCGCCGGTGTGGCCCCGAACCTGCGCGGACCTTACGCCACCATGTATGTGGCGCGTCCCTGGACGGTGCGCCAGTATGCCGGTTTCTCCACGGCGGAGGAATCCAACGCCTTCTACCGCCGCAACCTGGCGGCCGGTCAGAAGGGACTTTCCATCGCCTTCGACCTGGCGACGCACCGCGGTTATGACTCCGACCACCCCCGCGTGGTGGGCGACGTGGGCAAGGCCGGCGTGGCCGTGGACTCCATCCTGGACATGGAAATCCTCTTCAAGGGCATTCCGCTGGACAAAATGTCCGTCTCCATGACCATGAACGGCGCCGTGCTGCCCGTGCTTGCCTTCTACATCGTGGCCGCCCAGGAACAGGGCTGCACGCTGGACCAGCTCTCCGGGACGATCCAGAACGACATCCTGAAGGAATACATGGTGCGCAACACGTACATTTATCCGCCGGACCCGTCCATGCGGATCATTGCGGACATCTTTGAGTTCACCTCCAAGTACATGCCCAAGTTCAACTCCATTTCCATCTCCGGCTACCACATGCAGGAAGCCGGCGCCACGGCGGACCTGGAAATGGCTTACACGCTTGCGGACGGCCTGGAATACGTGCGCACCGGGATCAAGGCCGGCATTGACATCGACGCCTTCGCTCCGCGCCTCTCCTTCTTCTGGGCCCAGGGCAAGAACTACTTCATGGAAGTGGCCAAGATGCGCGCCGCGCGCGTGCTGTGGGCCAAGCTCATCAAGCAGTTCAACCCCAAGAACCCGAAGTCCCTGGCCCTGCGCACGCACTCCCAGACTTCCGGCTGGTCCCTCACGGAGCAGGACCCGTTCAACAACGTGACCCGCACCTGCATTGAAGCCCTGGCCGCCGCCTGCGGCCATACGCAGTCCCTGCACACCAACTCCCTGGACGAGGCGATCGCCCTGCCGACGGACTTCTCCGCCCGCATTGCCCGCAACACCCAGCTCCACCTGCAGGATGAAACCACCATCTGCAAGGTCATCGATCCGTGGGGCGGTTCCTACTACGTGGAATACCTCACCAACGAGCTCATCCGCAAGGGCTGGGCCCACCTTCAGGAAGTGGAAAAACTCGGCGGCATGGCCAAGGCCATTGAAACCGGGCTGCCCAAGATGCGCATTGAAGAAGCCGCGGCCCGCCGCCAGGCGGCCATTGACTCCGGCAAGGAGCCCATCATCGGTGTCAACAAGTACCGTCTGGAGCAGGAGGAAAAAATCGACATTCTGGAAGTGGACAACACCACCGTCCGGGACGCCCAGATCGCCCGCCTGCAGAAACTGCGTGCTGAACGCGACTCCGCTGCGTGCGAAGCCGCGCTGGAAGCCCTGTCCGAATGCGCCCGTACGGGAGAAGGCAACCTCCTTGACCTCGCCATCAAGGCGGCCAAGGCTCGCGCCTCTCTGGGTGAAATTTCCTCCGCCCTGGAAAAGCACTTCGGGCGGCACAAAGCTCCAATTAAACTCATTACCGGCGTGTACGCACAATCCTATGGTCAAGATCCGCTGGTGGAGGAAGTCCGCAAGATGACGGACGACTTCGCCGAACGCACGGGGCGCCGTCCCCGCATCCTCGTTGCCAAAATGGGCCAGGACGGCCACGACCGCGGCGCCAAGGTGGTCTCCTCCGCCTATGCCGACCTCGGCTTCGACGTGGACGTAGGCCCGCTCTTCCAGACGCCGGAGGAAACCGCCAAAATGGCGATTGAAAACGACGTGCACATGATCGGCATGAGCTCCCTGGCCGCAGGCCACAAGGTGCTTCTGCCCGCCCTGGTGGAAGAACTCCAGAAGCAGGGGCGTCCGGACATCATGGTCTTCTGCGGCGGCGTCATTCCCGCCCAGGACTACGACTTCCTCAGGGAACACGGAGCCGTAGCCATCTTCGGCCCCGGTACGAATATTCCGGAAGCCTCCAAGGAAATCATGGAAGCCCTCAACGAACAATACGCCGACTAA
- a CDS encoding methylmalonyl-CoA mutase family protein — protein MQKGNKTTDPEIDFGEFAPATYAEWREAAVAALKGADFDKKLFTKLVEGITLHPIYNKWDEHSPVMPAGQFPYRRGTRALGYVEKPCEIAQSIPASTPEDFNSKILHDLERGLTAVNVQLNCKCGLKLRKQAAWDTALKGLPLDKLPVYITPGSCGLGTLSMFLNTYKSAGFDTAGLRGGVLYDPVGKAVMKGSLCGGKGICAYYDQMAVMTKWAIANAPAFQTIGVSGLPYADSGASAFEEAGAMLATAVAYLRAMEERGISVDEAAAHMRFTVSIGANLFLEVAKIRALRELWALIVKECGGSEEAAKISLHARTSFWTLSKVDPWVNLLRGSAQAFSAIMGGVDSIDVLPFDAAVRMPDEFSRRIARNCPLILLGECNLDKVVDPAGGSWYIENLTDEVSRKIWDVFQGIEKEGGIIKALQSGSIQKSVNATAAKRYEMADQRRQSIVGVNQYVNLVEKKLEVPEGSSCSASKGHGCCKNADVELPDVKMCVDSVCKAAEEGFSTCLINKALTAGADCKCGGPLEIEALPKRRLAERFESLLAKADAWVEEKGTRPMVFFANMGPLRQHKARADFSRDFLRAGGLDVVYPSGFPTPEEAARAAAESGCAVCVICSTDDTYPEIVPAFCKALREIKPDMMVALAGYPADHVEAFKEAGVDIFIHVRANCYNTIEAIQNKIGL, from the coding sequence ATGCAAAAGGGAAACAAAACAACGGATCCGGAGATCGACTTCGGAGAATTCGCACCAGCCACATACGCCGAATGGCGTGAGGCAGCCGTCGCTGCCTTGAAGGGGGCTGATTTTGATAAAAAACTTTTCACGAAGCTCGTGGAGGGAATCACGCTGCATCCCATTTACAACAAGTGGGACGAGCACTCTCCCGTCATGCCTGCCGGGCAGTTCCCGTACCGCCGCGGAACCCGCGCCCTGGGCTATGTGGAAAAGCCCTGCGAAATCGCCCAGAGCATTCCCGCCTCCACTCCGGAAGACTTCAACAGCAAAATCCTGCACGATCTGGAACGCGGCCTGACCGCCGTGAACGTCCAGCTCAACTGCAAATGCGGCCTCAAGTTGCGCAAGCAGGCGGCCTGGGACACCGCCCTCAAGGGCCTCCCGCTGGACAAGCTGCCCGTTTACATCACTCCCGGCTCCTGCGGCCTGGGTACGCTTTCCATGTTCCTGAACACGTACAAATCCGCCGGATTCGACACCGCCGGCCTCCGGGGCGGCGTTCTCTACGACCCGGTCGGCAAGGCCGTGATGAAGGGTTCCCTCTGCGGCGGCAAGGGCATTTGCGCCTATTATGACCAGATGGCCGTGATGACCAAGTGGGCCATCGCCAATGCGCCCGCCTTCCAGACCATCGGCGTCAGCGGGCTTCCCTATGCGGATTCCGGCGCCTCCGCCTTTGAAGAAGCGGGAGCCATGCTCGCTACCGCCGTGGCCTATCTGCGCGCCATGGAAGAACGCGGCATTTCCGTGGATGAAGCGGCCGCCCACATGCGCTTTACCGTATCCATCGGGGCCAACCTTTTCCTGGAAGTGGCCAAAATCCGCGCCCTGCGCGAACTCTGGGCCCTCATCGTCAAGGAATGCGGCGGTAGCGAGGAAGCCGCCAAAATCAGCCTGCATGCCCGCACTTCCTTCTGGACCCTCTCCAAGGTGGACCCCTGGGTCAACCTGCTGCGCGGTTCCGCCCAAGCCTTCTCCGCCATTATGGGCGGCGTGGACAGCATCGATGTACTGCCCTTCGACGCGGCCGTGCGCATGCCGGACGAATTCTCCCGCCGCATCGCCCGCAACTGCCCGCTGATCCTGCTGGGCGAATGCAACCTGGACAAGGTGGTGGACCCCGCCGGCGGTTCCTGGTACATTGAAAACCTGACGGACGAAGTCTCCCGGAAAATCTGGGACGTCTTCCAGGGAATTGAAAAGGAAGGCGGCATCATCAAGGCCCTTCAGTCCGGCTCCATCCAGAAGAGCGTGAACGCCACGGCCGCCAAGCGGTATGAAATGGCCGACCAGCGCCGCCAGTCCATCGTGGGCGTCAACCAGTACGTCAACCTGGTGGAAAAGAAGCTGGAAGTGCCGGAAGGCTCCTCCTGTTCCGCCTCCAAGGGCCACGGCTGCTGCAAGAATGCGGACGTGGAACTGCCCGACGTGAAAATGTGCGTGGATTCCGTCTGCAAGGCCGCGGAGGAAGGCTTCTCCACCTGCCTCATCAACAAGGCCCTCACGGCCGGCGCGGACTGCAAGTGCGGCGGACCGCTGGAAATTGAAGCCCTGCCGAAGCGCCGCCTGGCGGAACGCTTTGAATCCCTGCTCGCCAAGGCCGACGCCTGGGTGGAGGAAAAGGGAACCCGCCCGATGGTCTTCTTCGCCAACATGGGGCCGTTGCGCCAGCACAAGGCCCGTGCGGACTTCTCCCGCGACTTCCTGCGCGCAGGCGGTCTGGACGTGGTTTACCCGTCCGGCTTCCCGACTCCGGAAGAGGCGGCCAGGGCCGCCGCGGAAAGCGGCTGCGCCGTGTGTGTGATCTGCTCCACGGACGACACCTATCCGGAAATCGTTCCCGCCTTCTGCAAGGCGCTCAGGGAAATCAAGCCGGACATGATGGTGGCCCTCGCCGGTTATCCGGCGGACCATGTGGAAGCGTTCAAGGAAGCCGGCGTGGACATCTTCATCCACGTCAGGGCCAACTGCTACAACACCATTGAAGCCATTCAGAACAAGATCGGCCTCTAA
- a CDS encoding prenyltransferase/squalene oxidase repeat-containing protein, with translation MNTHSAGAFLLFFFCVLTAGGADPRRDVAGIMPVRTETVPVQVESMYLKGLSFLQNAQKADGSYEDNEGRQPGIIGFCLMSVLAHGDDPNAGPYATMVRRCLNYILSKQNSGSGYIGDTMYNHGFATLALAEAYGMVRDDRIGPALQKAVALTLTAQKKNKTGGWRYAPDSTDADSTVTGCQIVSLYAARNAGIPVPDEAFERGLKYMASCRDNKGGYGYTGPSGPRVTLTAIGSLTLSLARQKSDPSFKASLSFLKKNLNYRDSLYPFYFEYYMSQALFHADQPLWEAWNHKNIRYLQASQTSNGSWLSDRGSSYATSLALLSIALNYRFLPIYEQ, from the coding sequence ATGAACACGCATTCTGCCGGAGCATTTCTGCTATTCTTTTTCTGCGTCCTGACGGCAGGGGGAGCCGATCCGCGCAGGGATGTGGCTGGCATCATGCCGGTCCGCACGGAAACGGTGCCCGTGCAGGTGGAATCCATGTATCTGAAAGGCCTCAGTTTTTTACAAAACGCCCAAAAAGCAGACGGTTCCTATGAAGACAATGAAGGAAGGCAGCCGGGCATCATCGGTTTCTGCCTGATGTCCGTTCTCGCCCACGGGGACGATCCGAACGCGGGGCCGTACGCCACCATGGTGCGCCGCTGCCTCAACTATATCCTCTCCAAACAGAACAGCGGCTCCGGCTATATAGGTGACACCATGTACAACCACGGATTCGCCACCCTGGCGCTGGCGGAGGCCTACGGCATGGTGCGCGACGACCGCATAGGCCCCGCCCTCCAGAAAGCCGTGGCCCTGACGCTGACCGCCCAGAAGAAGAACAAGACGGGCGGCTGGCGCTATGCTCCGGATTCTACGGATGCGGACAGCACGGTAACCGGATGCCAGATCGTCTCCCTGTACGCCGCACGGAACGCGGGCATTCCCGTGCCGGACGAGGCTTTTGAACGCGGCCTCAAGTACATGGCCTCCTGCCGCGACAACAAAGGAGGTTACGGCTATACCGGACCGTCCGGTCCCCGCGTCACCCTTACGGCCATCGGCTCCCTGACCTTGTCCCTGGCCCGCCAGAAGTCGGACCCGTCTTTCAAAGCCTCCCTGTCCTTCCTGAAAAAAAATCTTAATTACCGGGATTCCTTATATCCATTCTACTTCGAGTACTACATGTCCCAGGCTCTGTTTCATGCAGACCAGCCCCTCTGGGAAGCCTGGAACCATAAAAACATACGCTACCTCCAGGCATCCCAGACGTCCAACGGTTCCTGGCTGAGCGACAGGGGAAGTTCCTATGCCACCTCCCTGGCGCTACTTTCAATTGCCTTGAATTACCGTTTCCTGCCCATTTATGAACAATAA
- a CDS encoding prenyltransferase/squalene oxidase repeat-containing protein: MNNKHTRTLSMKKAFCFLLIALGMAIMPQSGMAQSSLRTSSPVPPQVELMYVKGLRYLQNAQKTDGTYEGTYGQEPGIIGFCLMSVLAHGDDPNAGPYATMVRRCLNYILSKQNKSSGYIGDSMYNHGFATLALAEAYGMVRDDRIGPALQKAVALTLTAQKKNKTGGWRYAPDSTDADSTVTGCQIVSLYAARNAGIPVPDEAFERGLKYMASCRDNKGGYGYTGPSGPRVTLTAIGSLTLSLARQKSDPSFKTSLSFLKKNLNYRDSSYPFYFEYYMSQALFHADLDIWKEWNYKNMRYLGASQAPNGSWLSDYSPAYSTSAALLSLALNYRFLPIYEK; encoded by the coding sequence ATGAACAATAAGCACACCCGCACTCTTTCCATGAAAAAAGCCTTTTGTTTCCTGTTGATTGCCTTGGGAATGGCGATCATGCCGCAGTCTGGGATGGCCCAGTCTTCCCTGCGCACGTCTTCCCCGGTGCCTCCACAGGTGGAGCTGATGTACGTCAAGGGGCTCAGATACCTCCAGAACGCCCAGAAAACGGACGGCACCTATGAAGGCACCTACGGCCAGGAGCCGGGCATCATCGGTTTCTGCCTGATGTCCGTTCTCGCCCACGGGGACGATCCAAATGCGGGGCCGTACGCCACCATGGTGCGCCGCTGCCTCAACTATATCCTCTCCAAACAGAACAAAAGTTCCGGTTACATAGGAGATTCCATGTACAACCACGGATTCGCCACCCTGGCGCTGGCGGAGGCCTACGGCATGGTGCGCGACGACCGCATAGGCCCCGCCCTCCAGAAAGCCGTGGCCCTGACGCTGACCGCCCAGAAGAAGAACAAGACGGGCGGCTGGCGCTATGCTCCGGATTCTACGGATGCGGACAGCACGGTAACCGGATGCCAGATCGTCTCCCTGTACGCTGCACGGAACGCGGGCATTCCCGTGCCGGACGAGGCTTTTGAACGCGGCCTCAAGTACATGGCCTCCTGCCGCGACAACAAAGGAGGTTACGGCTATACCGGACCGTCCGGTCCCCGCGTCACCCTTACGGCCATCGGCTCCCTGACCTTGTCCCTGGCCCGCCAGAAGTCGGACCCGTCTTTCAAAACCTCCCTGTCCTTCCTGAAAAAAAATCTTAATTACCGGGATTCCTCCTACCCATTCTATTTCGAGTATTACATGTCCCAGGCCCTTTTCCATGCGGATCTGGACATTTGGAAGGAATGGAATTATAAGAATATGCGGTATCTGGGCGCTTCCCAGGCGCCCAACGGCTCCTGGCTGTCCGACTATTCCCCGGCCTATTCCACGTCCGCCGCCCTCCTCTCTCTCGCTCTCAACTACAGATTCCTGCCCATTTATGAAAAATAG